From the genome of Hevea brasiliensis isolate MT/VB/25A 57/8 unplaced genomic scaffold, ASM3005281v1 Scaf555, whole genome shotgun sequence, one region includes:
- the LOC110666996 gene encoding gibberellin 20 oxidase 1-like, with the protein MAIDCIKAMPSIPQHHPKEECKDDQKPIVFDARVLSYQSSIPQQFIWPDHEKPNVNAPELPVPLIDMGGFLSGDPVAAMEASKLVGEACQKHGFFLVVNHGVDRQLIADAHRYMDNFFELPLSEKQRAQRKIGEHCGYASSFTGRFCSKLPWKETLSFSYSAEENSAKLVQDYFHKTMGESFAELGKVYQDYCESMSTLSLGIMELLGMSLGVSKAHFREFFEDNDSIMRLNYYPPCQKPDLTLGTGPHCDPTSLTILHQDRVGGLQVFVDNEWRSISPNFEAFVVNIGDTFMALCNGRYKSCLHRAVVNSETQRKSLAFFLSPKSDKMVTPPTELVDSCNPRIYPDFKWATLLEFTQKHYRADMKTLEMFTNWLQQRK; encoded by the exons ATGGCAATAGACTGCATCAAAGCCATGCCATCAATACCTCAACACCATCCTAAAGAAGAATGCAAAGATGATCAGAAACCTATAGTTTTTGATGCCAGAGTGCTTAGTTACCAATCCAGCATACCCCAACAGTTCATTTGGCCAGACCATGAAAAGCCTAACGTTAATGCACCAGAACTCCCTGTTCCTCTTATTGACATGGGTGGGTTCCTCTCTGGTGACCCTGTTGCCGCAATGGAGGCTTCAAAGCTAGTAGGCGAGGCATGCCAGAAGCACGGTTTCTTTCTCGTTGTTAATCACGGAGTCGATCGACAGCTCATAGCCGATGCCCATCGCTACATGGACAACTTCTTTGAATTGCCACTCTCAGAGAAGCAAAGAGCTCAGAGGAAAATTGGAGAGCACTGTGGATATGCTAGTAGCTTCACTGGCAGGTTTTGCTCTAAGCTTCCTTGGAAAGAAACGCTTTCTTTTAGCTATTCTGCCGAGGAAAACTCAGCAAAACTCGTCCAAGACTATTTCCATAAGACAATGGGTGAAAGTTTCGCAGAATTGGG GAAGGTGTACCAAGACTATTGCGAGTCTATGAGTACTCTGTCACTGGGAATCATGGAACTCCTTGGAATGAGCCTAGGAGTGAGCAAAGCCCATTTCAGGGAATTTTTCGAAGATAATGATTCCATAATGAGGCTTAACTACTATCCTCCATGCCAAAAACCTGACCTGACATTAGGAACTGGGCCTCATTGCGATCCAACATCATTAACAATCCTTCATCAAGACCGAGTGGGCGGTCTTCAAGTTTTCGTAGACAATGAATGGCGTTCAATTAGCCCAAATTTCGAAGCCTTTGTCGTTAACATTGGCGACACCTTCATG GCTCTTTGTAATGGGAGATACAAGAGTTGCCTGCATAGAGCCGTGGTGAACAGTGAGACACAAAGGAAATCTCTGGCTTTTTTTCTGAGTCCAAAGAGTGATAAGATGGTAACTCCTCCAACCGAACTGGTGGACAGTTGCAACCCAAGAATATATCCTGATTTTAAATGGGCCACGCTTCTTGAATTTACACAGAAGCATTACAGAGCCGACATGAAAACCCTTGAAATGTTCACAAATTGGCTTCAACAGAGAAAGTAG